The DNA region TAAATGATGGAATAAAAAATGACAGAGATAAGATTTTTGGTAACCTCTGTTTCAATAATTGTTAGATATTAAAACATCTTCCTGATATGAACATTGTAATCTTGCTCTCCTGTTATGTCTGAACAGATGGTTATTTGTCAAACCTTATTGTTAGGCATTACAGTATGCAAATTTTGTAGATGCTccaaatatacacacaaaaaggtaaacacccccccccccccttgattaaAAATGTAGTGTACATTTTGAGCAAATAGggtttcttcacaaaatatcttGGCAGGGATAATAATTTTCTACACTTATTTACTAACTtctgagtgaaaatgaaagtgatCTGTTAAGTCATGCATCATTGAATACACATTTAAGGACAAGCTCACCCAAATATAGTGTGAGAataaaatgaatgcagcaatattagtagaacatacaAGTGAAAGTGTAGGGAAAACtggataatccgttcaaaagttacagaTTTTTACAAGTTTCTGTGCAGCCCTTACTAATTGAGATGACTTctagtttgtgatgtcattatGTACAACAAGATaatgaaagtataaagaaaataactcaaaatTCCATATGTCATGAAATGCACACATTCCCTCCACTTGTTACTGAGACGCCAGTGTTGTTCTCcctaccttctgaaagaggtaaagTCGATTGTTCCTCTCAATTTGccagaaatatgaaaacatgttgaattctctgtgtattttcttttcaaaagtcaCGTCAGTCATTTCTAGGTGTGCGTGAAACACTCTGCTTCTGGTGATTGTTTAAgtgctgttgttttttcattcatcttttcAGCTCCTTAACATTAACAACACGTAATCATTAGCATTTTTTGTTCCATCTTTAGTGTGCTCACTCAACAACAATACAATGGCTCCCtcttgtgttcacacattacaTGTGCTGTTAGGTTGGTAACAACATCTGATGTCGATTCTCTCGATTAACTGAATAGATTTTGCAGTTATAAGGGTTGGACAtagacatcccccccccccaaaaaaaaaaaaaaaatgtgctcaCATAACAAAGAAACCATGAAAAGCGTCTGGATAGTAGGCCCTACTATCTGAGAAGGTCAAAGTATGGATGACACAACAGCAACTCAAACATACacgaaaaacagaatgtttcacAGACCCCATAATACTATGACTCTTGAAACTTTTTAATCGAAAGTGACCATTTTATCTTTGATAATGTGCTCACTCATGTATGACACAACAAATCACTCTCATTTTCACTTAGAAGTTCGTCAATAAATGTAGAAATACACCCCAAAACAATTTACCTAAAAATCTACACTAGTTCTGAAGTTACGCCACTTtgattaaggggggggggggggtacgtttTTGTTGTATTGATTATAACTGTGTGATATTTGGGCTATATTACTTATTAGGTACATTTCTTGGGATGTTTGAATCCAGCGAGGCACAATGTTTGTGTAGATTATTTTATGATCATGTATTCCGTTTAATTCAATTTGAAACATACAGACTTTCAACTATAGAAGGGAAAATTTTTCAGAATTTCAGTTAATTTAAACTCGTAAACAGCACAAGCGCTGTTTACGTTCCACATTCCATATCGACGTTAGATAACCCTGTAACTCGATTAGCGTCCGCGCTGTGCAATGCCTATAAAGCGGCGACCGCTCAACCATTATGGAAGGGAAGTCAAGCTGAATTTACAAATGTAGCTTTCATTCGTGCATCGCAACCCCCCAAAAGGAGGACCATGTCAGGAGCATGCTGAGAGGTACATGTTTTCGTGACAGGATAATCTCAATAACACGCCATGTGGCTCTTTGCTTCACAGCCAGCAGTACACGGCAGAACCCCAGCGAATAAACACACGAGGTTTCCGTCAAGTATGCTTGACATAAAtatttcctccattttttctctctctctcttcttccatCATGccaacctgttttttttttcccctatctCGATAATTCGACGCGTTATTGCTGCCGAGCTGACTCCAATGTACTAGCTTCCAATTGCATTTGCATAATTGCTCACTGTATCGAAGCAAAATACAACTTCATTCCACATGAGCTCATCCATAGGAACAGTCCAAGCTGCAGTAAATTCAATGGACTTGCTTGGCAGCGCCCTTTCCTGGCCACATGTTCTGTTATCTTTCTCGAACCGCGCTCGAAAAACCATACACAGAAAACAATACAGAGTATTACGCTCGGATAAAAAAATAAggacaaatcaaatcaatcaagcAGTGCTGTAGCATTAGACCTAACATGCAGCAGACGTCTATGACAACATAGAAAAACAAGCCCATATTATGTGAGTTCACTCACTTTTGATAATAGCGTGTGGGGAGAATGTGTTGTTTTACGTCAAAACGTAATTATGTTGAATGAATAGGCCTACACCTTGGATCCTGCGACATGTTGGTGTGGTttaagtgtttgtttgtgtgtgtgtgtgtgtgtgtgcattttgtgcatgtgtgattgtgtgtgtgtgtgtgtgcattttgtgtatgtgtgattgtgtgtataGAATACTGCATCTGAAAATTGCTATCAAATTGCAACCTACataataaacatatatatatatatatatatatatatatatatatatatatatatatatatatatatatatgaatatatatatatatatatatatatatatatatatatatatatatatatgtatatatatatatatatatatatatatatatatatatatatatatataaacagtcGTATAAAAACACCGCAGGATCCAAAAAATTTGACTGACGtttcggtcaaagacctttatcaaagtaAGTCTAAACATAAAGAAATAGATGCAAGAAGCTATGGAGACGCATAAGTCTTTGACCGAaacgtcagtccaattttttttttttttttttttgctcctgcAGGTGTTTTTATgcgactgtttttactcttgatatctatttattatacaccgacgcagaactttcatatattcattatgtatacatgtatgtatgtatatatgtatgaatatatatatatggtaatatacatatttatatatttaacaGATTCTTCGCAGGTGATGCACATAATAATCTGTTGTCAAATAGGTGACTTTCTCCACCCCCTtctctcctccctctctctctctctctctctctctctctttgtctcccTTCCTGGTATGTAATCTCTTCTATTCATATCCTAGTTGTCATGTATACAGTTATAAGTACACTTGTATACATTTTCACCATCTtctctcctctccctctctctctctctataatgATCGTGACGATTGATATTATCAACTGTGACAACATGATATCAATGATGACCataggaaaaaaatattgatgttatGACTTGTTATGGTTATGATTACAGTAAAAATAGGAATGACTTTAATGCTTACTGTGGTAttgataattatcataaataCAATTTTCTTGGTTGGAAAAGAAACAATATGAACTTgccttttcaaaataaagtatAAAGCACACCAACTCTCGACGACATTGACACGCGATTCCAAACAGTTCaataattcaaaatatttattgAACCCGCCATGAATACGATTtaaatataaaaagataaacTGTACAGTTTGTATTCCAGAATGGTTGTCCATACAAGAAAGTAAGATATTTTGCTGTACGCTTGCGTAGGAAAGTGTAAACATGAATACATCCATTTATCATACATTGCAGGTTGAGCCAAGAAAGAGAATGGTGTTCTGCAGATCACACAATCAATGTCATCTAGTCATACCAGCAGACATGCAGCTGAGCGGGTAAATCGCCTACTAATATTATAAGCGCAACAAAATGAGATAGTAATGATTATGATCAATCGAAACAACATAGACAAAAAGATGCGTTGTTTGAAATCGTCAATCTAATCCGCCGGTTAAATGGCAGTGAACAAACATTTTCAAGTGACGGCTCATATTCGAGTCTTGAATATCTGACCGGCTTCAAAgtaacaaaaatggaaaaaaaaaagtaacaaacagAACAGATATCCATTTCAATCCCAGTGACTATACATGATGCATTGCTCATTTGTGCAGCGAGGATGTGTGTGATGATTGTGTGTGAGTGCGTCCCTGTCCACGTTTCCTGAGAttacaatatacactgtacgcTCGTAGTATAGCAATAAAGAAATGTGTAGATTTTGAATTGTGTATTTCAACCTGCATCTTCAATGAATGTACAGCTCCTTACGATTTGATTTCTTCTCGAATAAGTCATGGACAAAATGAATGCTCACAACTTGTCAACTTATTTGGCTTCTGAAATCTATATCCCAATTCAACATCCAAATTTTGGAGGCAATGACCTCtgcagtactttttttttctggctcaAATCGGTGAAATCAGGTCTCGTGTGAACTTCCAAGTTAGTGATTACATTGTGACAGGGCAAAGAATCCGATGAAGTATATGCTTGCATGATCTTTGATGTCAAGTTTCTGGGGCAACACAAATCAGAATATTTGTGATCGATTTCTCGTTCAATTTAatctaattttgttttcttttgttttgggtttttgctttgggtttttgttttaggttttttttttttttgtttttttttgcaagccACTTCGTAGCCAGTACGTATCTGAAATGATCTCACATGCCGCTACCTCGTGGTTTTGTGGCGCGGTCTTATTCCtgttctttgtattttcttgtattAGATTGATCTCGCAGCTGCAGAGGTTTGTTCAGTAATTCGGAATTGGATACTCCCATATCTTACGTCTCAGTTTGCGTCCTTTAAGCGAAGTGGAGATCGGAGAACGATGGTAGAGTGAGAGGAGAGACAGAGAAACCGAAAATACATAGAGCATAATTTCGATAATTAAGGAATGTGTATCAAACCATGTAAAatagaaaacatgaatttttcgatcattaaaaaaaaacacacatccTGATCAACTTATCATTAAAGTGAACAACTGATGCAAACAAATTATCAATATAGGCATATATACTATCtacttttcatttcaaaacgTCTAAAGTAGGCCTAGGGGGCATTGTCAAGTTAGAGGCAAATGTAATATTCAGTGATATTAAAACGCAATTTTGACTAGTGAAAATAGCATAAACTTTTGATCATTCAAAACGTGAACAATTTGCAATCTGTACCATCTCTATGAATGATGAATCGTCTCGTAAATAATGACAAATTCCATGtgtttttttaagttgtttCCACTCGTGAAAGTTCCTTGTTGTGTTAGCGTTGTGTCCTGACAATGTCCATGGATGTGTTTGAGAACACTTGCAATAAAGAAATTAACGTTCTTTTCATCTGCAGTGAAATCATCTAAAAGTTGTGTGcggtattttattttttcttccagtTGTATTACGGCAAAATGAAATACGGTAAAGGCGATACGCATGAATAGTACACGTCGGAATTGCATGTTACTTCATCTTTCCACGCATGATGTTGTGAATCTTCACAAGATATGACGTCTGGAATGcctttatttttgcattttcactaTGCTCATAGAATGATCCATGCTGCATAATGAAGATTTTCTTCATCGATGATTATTAGAACATGGTTAGGCGATTGATTCATTTTCACAACACCACTTTCCTCAAGCTCAAGATATGCTGCAAAACCAGATGCGTATTATAATACAGATCAAATGGCACACACCTGCATTTGAGAACACTGCAACATTACGATGGTCTATTACATCCTAAGGATGATTTTGTGCTATTTCTATTATTTTGCAGGAATGACAGAACGTTTGGTCCAAGCTATACCTACAAAGTTCACAGTGTGTTTACACGACATCGTATTATGTATAGAAATTACAACAGCGATTGTTTATTCGGCTTTTCTATCTCTTCCGGTCTCAGAAATATATATACTCGGttcgaaatatatatatatatataatatatagaagtatatgtatatctataatAGAAACACTTTCGGGAAAAAAGTCTGTACAAGACACTGTACACTTTATCCATTAAAATAAATAATTATGGGATTGATAGGTGCAGACTATACAGTGACGTAACTTACATTCTCCCCGTCGATTCAGTACAAGCTAGTGTTACCATGGTTATTTACATAATGTCTCTGTTACAGGCTGGTGTACAGTCGTCCAGGCGTGCTAAAACATACTGATTGAAGTCAGCTTCAGCACAGTCGCttggaaaaaaatgtgtattatCCATACGACAGgacaaaagaaatcaatgtTAAATACAGAGTTCAGTaaacaatcattaaaaaaaaaaatgctgctgtAAAAAGGAAAACTGAATTGTACTTTACACGTTTTCTTTATTCTAATTAATTCAAAAAATCGATTGTAATATGACGCTTCCGCTCACAAATACTGTCTCCCATCACCATTCAGGAGTGGAGTGGTATAAAGCTGCCAAACCAACATGTAGGTGCAGTTCAACCTGTGACCCCTTCAGTGGGTTGTCGTAACTTCCTTGCCTGTCTTGTCCGTCTGTTTGCACACGTAGTGTATATTGAACCAGCCCTCGGGTACCGACTCGTCGATGACGGTGAACCCTCCCGCTCGAAGAGCTGCCGTCGTCTTCTCCCGTCCCCACATGTTGCCGTGTCCTTCGCCGCCCTCGGCGGCAAGCGACACCGTCATGCAGTGGAACAGGCTGTTGGTGTAGAACGTGGATGCGAAAGGCATAGCCATGTTGTCCACGATGTCCGAATGGGCGTTGACCTCGAGGACGGAGAGGTAGCCGTCCGGAGTCAGCACCTTCTGGATCATCTCGAGCGCGACACTGACGTGGGCCATGTCGTGTAGCGAGTCGCTGGCCAGCACGTAGTCGAATTTGTTGGCCCACTCGTCCGGCATCATGTGCGCGTCCATCACCTGGAAGTCGACGTTCTGCACGTCTTGCTCCACCGCCATGGCTTTGGCCTGGCTGATAGCGTAATGGCAGATGTCTACGCCCACGAAGCGGGAGTTGCAGAACTGCTTGGCCAGCAGGATGGATGCTCCGCCCTCGCCGCAACCAACATCAAGTACAGATATGCCGGAGTCTGAGTTGAAGGGGGAAAGGGAAGGGAGGAGGGTGGGTAAGGTGGCGATGCAACAGACTTGTCGACATAAGACAGCTCGCGATAGAAATTGTATAGAAACATGTGACTGTGATCAAATAAGTTTGCATGAGATAAGAACCTCGCCACAAAATTCACGTATCTTTAGCAGAAATGTCAAAGCAGAATATGTTTTATGTACACCTAGAAGCCTCCTTCTTTCAGTTGTTTTAATGTATCATTGAGTCCTGCTGGAAAGAAACATAAAGTCAGAAGTCACACATTTTACCAATTTTTAGCAATACtcggaaaaaaaatatatatatgtatatatatgtctgtatgtatatattattattattagcagtagtagtagcagtagtattagtattagtatcattatccttattattattgttattattattattattattattattattattattattattattattagcattagcattagcattatcattatcaccatcatcatcattactatgtTAAAATATTGCGTGCTATGATTTGATTAATGTCAGTCTCACCTAGCTTCTCACGTAATCCTGGCACTGATGGTATGAAGCTCTCGACGAGGTTTTTTCCCCACCATATATTCGAACACTGGCTCATGAAGCCGTGGAATTTGTCGAAATGATCGTATGGTACGCCTGTGAAGAAATACAAACGAAGGGACAATATTAACAACAGAAGAATGTCAAGGAAAACTGAAGAAGATGACCTTCACTACGGATAAAGCTGTCAGAAATCCAGATGTGGGCGTGGGTTGCTTTATACTGTGTGGGCGACCAGACAATAATAGTGAGAAATATTTGACACACTATCATGTAGCGTTGGCGAACTGCCTTCTcttattttgctttcttttcccTTTAAAGTGGCACAAGTACAAAGTCACTAAAATGTTTATTTATGAAGGAGAAGGTATTCATCAGACTCGTAAGGGTAATGATAACGCGTCATTGGTTGTATTGGATTTTACCTAGCTTTCAAAAGAACATCATGCAGAGTTCCATGCACCATTGCTTTCGAGAGTTCACTTCTTCAAACCGTTTCTGCAAGCTTCGCTTTGTTTCATTCACAGGGATAATCAAACCTACAACTATAGACATTACTTATCATATCAACTATACGAACGACTCCAGGCGATGCATTCAAACACATTCCGTTTAACAAGGAATGtattatattctttattatttattgtttctgaACATAAGTGCACTCATGATTATATAATATAAAGCCCTCTTTATATCAACGACTgtcatgaccaaaaaaaaaaaaaaaaagagtcataaTATCGTTCTTCTTTACTTGAACAATCTACACATGGAAAGACCACAATGCAGAAAGTGAATTGTGATAAGTaataaatgaattgtaaattgTAAGCGCCGTCGAATTCCTATGGCCgaaatttcttcatttcaaattaTTGACCCTTGCCAATGGTCATTGGTTCTATTGGGAAACATGGCGTCTGATTCTAAGACCTGGTGTAATAAAATGGTGGAGGGGCAACAATTCATATATCGCGGGAAATCACGAGGAAGATTCTGAGAAAATATACTGAACCAATGGACACTAGAGGTATGTTATCACTGACAGAGGACGATTATTCATCTCATTTACAATAAGGATATACGCAGAATTTTTGACGTCGGATTGTGAATGAGAGTGCATGTAAGCAGTCCATAATAACTATCCTTATAGCAACATTACTGCACATGGCTGACAAGCCagtatgttatacatgtatcaacGTATATCGTGGTGTGACCCTACGTCCGCAGCTTACCTCTCGGGCCGTCTCTCCGAAAGCATTCGGTGACGTTCTCGAAGACCTGGCTCTGCACAGGAAGGGCGCAGGCGAGGATGGTGAGTTCCTCACCGGGGCCCTCTCGCCCGAGGAAGAAGGCTCGGTGCGGCGGTAGGAAGAAGCGGTCCTTTCCCTCGGCTTCGACTATGCGAGATGTGACCATCGCTCCCAACCACTCACGTACATACCTGAGTGAAGAGGggaaatttgaaagaaaaaaaagaaaaagaaaaagaagaagtaatgaACAAGTTAATGAGTCATATCGTATACAATGAAGAACATCCACGATATTCATGTGCAATATACACCCACTGGTATGGTGACGAAGTACTTTTCTGCGCATGTAAGTGCTATTTTTTATTCATGCATCTTTTCTCTTAATACAAAGACGAAAGAACCCTATATTCACAACTGATGTGCATGTGATGTCGAGGAAAATACAAAGGGTCAAGGAGCCCACGTGACTGCATGCTGGAGCATTAAAGATGGTCTTTTATACTCTTCCTGCTCAAGAAGGTTAGTGGGGAGAGCACACCCCACCTACTGCTGCGTACTTCTCCACGTTCAAGCTGTCTTTCCACCCACCCTAAAGatatctttttacttttttagacATTTCCCCATAGAGTCTTGCACACATTTCTTACCAAATAACCGCTCCTTCAGCCCTGTCCAGAAATGACAATGCTTCTGATGATAATCATGTTCTTCAATGTTGCTCCTCCTAAAAAcgtgacatacagtgtatattctaAATTTTGTTCGCTTACCTGTTTGCTTACTTTTTAATCGCGAATACTCATTTTTAActtaaaaatcacaaaatgaagGGGGAATGACTTTAACtcaattcaatgaaaatttcTTAAGCAGACTCCAGATTCTGGCTAATGTTCGCACTTTACTTTCAACTGAACGACTTACTTCTTCCTGCCGTCCAACACCATCACCCCACCGCACCCCACCCCTCTAACCCATTTCATTTAAAACTCATGGTACCTTTAAAAGAGAGTTTATATGACGTAAGGCCGGACGTGATCGTTACGCGCGGTAAAACTTTGTCCATCGTATCAAAGAAACCACTGACGTCATAAAGCGTTTGACCAATCAGATTATTGAGCACGAACGTAACGAGTGCCCTCCTTTGAACAAGACACAGATTTGGCCCAATGCGTGTTATGTGCAAATGTCCTCATAACAGTTGTGACGTAATCCATatcattcgatttttttttaaaacatattttctcATTAAAGTAAACGAAAGCAAACCTTAGGTATACAACTATACAAGAAGTGCCTGGTGCACACAAGCATCATATATACACTTCCACCCACACTAAtatcaatatatcaaaattgatttgCGCCACTGATGCGTAACTTCCTCTGTTTGCAATATTAGGAAAAGAATGTCAAAAGTAATCACAAGAAATAACACCGCCTCAAGCTAAAGCTGGTATAGGCCCTAATTCATTGTACGTATCAAAGATGAAGatggaaaacaaacaacaaacacaacagAAGAAGCATAAAATGGCATTTGAAGTCACATGATTTTAGTTTTTAgtataatcattttgtcagaAATATGCTACTCCGTTCAGTACATAATTAGGAGTAGGTAATATCTCACGAACATTGACCAATAATAACTTTCCACGGCTCTTTCATTGCGCGTCTCATCGTTTTATGCGCATCTTTGCTAGAAAGAAAGAGCTAtttctcatcttcttcttctttttccccctcttccTACTTTGATGTTCTTAATACCTTGAAATCTGTTGCATGCGGATGTCACATTGTTTCCAGAAACATTTCCCATAATAAAAGATTTGATAAAATCTTGCCGCATGGGAGAGTGCAGTACGCACTTCATCATTGTCTTTCGTTTCCCAACATTTTTAGCCTTAACAGTCCGTATGCCGCATACAATTTATCTGTTACAGAAAGTATGCAGAACTAGAGTTCTTCGGATAACGCAGCGTATGCGAGTGGATATTCTACTGGTACAGAATAAGAATGcgaaacaaaaaggaaagaaaaaacgacaacaacccAAGTCTCAACAGAGCAGTAAGTTCAAAATCTGAAACGAGTCACGAAAGATGCTTGCACCACCCATGCAGCTAGCTGGAAATCATGGAGAGGCGGGAACCAAATCCTGGTCTATGAAATATGTAAACTAAAGGCCGCCCTCTTCCCATTGATTCAAGTTCAAGGACATGGTAATTAGATCTCTCTGGTTTCAATACACGTTTTTAATCCTACCCCGAGGGAGGATGCCCAGCATTACTTTCCACAAATTTATGATGTTGACAAAGAGAGGGAGTGAGAGACACACAAGGGAGGGGAAGAGAGAAATGCTTCAACTCTCTTGTATAGTCATGTATTATATACAGACCTTTGCAAAAGAGAGAACAAATCGTTCGCATCGAGAAAAAATTCGTATAAAAAAAGGGTAGAAAATACTGGACTTTACACAAGAGAGGTTTGCAGAAAGCCGAAGCtcgtttgtatttttttttttttttactattttttttttctttttattcacgGCACACGGACTGAATGGGGTTAAATCTTCCCTATTCTTGGCGGATTTGTAGCGGTGCTTTTGTGGTCCCGTGTTACGGCCTGTCCGTCAGTGTTTTCATTGCCTgtacattcattcttttttttctgtattttcttttttttttacaattgtaAAACTGATGCAGCTGCGAGAGGACTCATTATAGTGATGCAAGTATAAGCGATGAAAATTGTCGACAAAAGCTTTCGGCAGAAGTGTGAATGCTGTATTTTTCGCTTTAATTAATAGGGAGATCGCGTtatgctctctctctcactttgtTGATCCGGAAGTTCTATTAATTATCATCGAGTTATTTTCATCCCCCTACCCCTTTTGGTGTCTTGTAACCTTCAACGCAACTCGCAATAACAAAGTTGAGTTgttgtgtttggggggggggggggttggggtgggagggggtggaTTTTCTGGATGCAAGTCTTTCACCTGAATGaattttacatacatgtatgtatttatatattcaattcagttcaattcatttcaattcatttattttcattcttctttttccaacaaaacatagcacaagataaatcaggtactacatcataaacaaaaacatttgcctttgcaatagataaatgatatcgataa from Diadema setosum chromosome 1, eeDiaSeto1, whole genome shotgun sequence includes:
- the LOC140234747 gene encoding S-adenosylmethionine-dependent methyltransferase Rv2258c-like — encoded protein: MEQPTRILSMLKTPPVAVAPPLAAAQLPGGKPMSINSNVPEPMPRDLPPGMAAGPPVGADGETIMDFGRRMAETINAGFLTLSIAVGRQTGLFDALGSFRGQPKTSQEIADRAGLKERYVREWLGAMVTSRIVEAEGKDRFFLPPHRAFFLGREGPGEELTILACALPVQSQVFENVTECFRRDGPRGVPYDHFDKFHGFMSQCSNIWWGKNLVESFIPSVPGLREKLDSGISVLDVGCGEGGASILLAKQFCNSRFVGVDICHYAISQAKAMAVEQDVQNVDFQVMDAHMMPDEWANKFDYVLASDSLHDMAHVSVALEMIQKVLTPDGYLSVLEVNAHSDIVDNMAMPFASTFYTNSLFHCMTVSLAAEGGEGHGNMWGREKTTAALRAGGFTVIDESVPEGWFNIHYVCKQTDKTGKEVTTTH